A portion of the Gemmatimonadetes bacterium SCN 70-22 genome contains these proteins:
- a CDS encoding ATPase — translation MPITDVSSNAHDLTLTVVADYPVPVERLWDAYADPRQLERFWGPEQWPATFTRHDMAVGGRSHYYMTGPDGAMSHGWFRYLAVEPYKRLDLEDGFGDADGTPNDSMPTMRMVFHFESTPTGSRFRSVTTFPSLEAMEQLVQMGMMEGMRSAMGQVDAVLADLASFAASRGTDAQLLSDTQVRVSRIIRGSAQQVWRAHHEPALMRRWLLGPDGWTMPVCEVATAVGQRYRYEWEKTDGSQRFGFEGELLESAPPHRAVTSEQMIGMPGPGTRNELTLTPLQEGTLMSLIITYPSKEVRDMVLGSGMTKGMEASYARLERELLAA, via the coding sequence ATGCCGATCACCGACGTCTCCTCCAACGCGCACGACCTCACCCTCACGGTCGTCGCCGACTACCCCGTCCCGGTGGAACGGCTCTGGGACGCATATGCCGACCCGCGGCAGCTGGAGCGCTTCTGGGGCCCCGAGCAGTGGCCCGCCACCTTCACGCGCCACGACATGGCCGTGGGGGGGCGCTCGCACTACTACATGACGGGCCCCGACGGGGCGATGTCGCACGGGTGGTTCCGCTACCTGGCCGTCGAGCCCTACAAGCGCCTCGACCTGGAGGATGGCTTCGGCGACGCCGACGGCACGCCTAACGACTCCATGCCCACCATGCGCATGGTCTTCCACTTCGAGTCCACGCCCACCGGGTCGCGCTTCAGGAGCGTGACGACCTTCCCCAGCCTCGAGGCGATGGAGCAGCTGGTGCAGATGGGGATGATGGAAGGGATGCGCTCGGCGATGGGGCAGGTCGATGCGGTGCTGGCCGACCTCGCCTCGTTCGCGGCGAGCCGTGGCACCGACGCGCAGCTCCTGAGCGACACGCAGGTGCGCGTGAGCCGCATCATCCGCGGGAGCGCGCAGCAGGTCTGGCGCGCGCATCACGAGCCGGCGCTCATGCGGCGATGGCTCCTGGGCCCCGATGGATGGACGATGCCGGTGTGCGAGGTCGCGACCGCGGTCGGCCAGCGCTACCGCTACGAGTGGGAGAAGACGGACGGCTCGCAGCGCTTCGGCTTCGAGGGCGAGCTGCTGGAGAGCGCGCCGCCGCACCGCGCGGTGACGTCCGAGCAGATGATCGGGATGCCGGGGCCCGGCACGCGCAACGAGCTGACGCTCACTCCGTTGCAGGAGGGGACGCTGATGAGCCTCATCATCACGTACCCCAGCAAGGAGGTGCGTGACATGGTCCTCGGGTCGGGGATGACGAAGGGGATGGAGGCGAGCTACGCGCGGCTGGAGCGGGAGCTGCTGGCGGCGTGA